The DNA segment TTGAGAATTCTCGCGACGGGTCGCTTCGAGGTCAAAAATGAGGTATTTGACGCTGAGCCGGAGCGAGTCGAGTGAATCCTGCAAGCCGTCGATGCTTTTGTCGAGTTTTTTCTGGCAGTCATCGGTTCTCTTGATGAGCGTGAAAAGTTTTTTCTTTTGCGGTGTCGGGATAGAGCCTATTTCTTTTACCAGTTCGTTCAGCTTTTTTTCTATGCCTTCGTTCATGATCTCCCCTAGATCTTAAATAAACATTTACCGATGTTTTGCCGGCCGACAGCGTGAAATTCGCATTCACAGCACTGAGAGGGGCGTTTTCAACCCCCCGCCGATCATCCATAAATGGATTATATCAAAAACACGAATGCGATTCAATGGCGGTCAAGTCGGGTGGAGCATTAAAGCCGATTATAGGCGGTATCGGCATCGTCACCAGTGTTTTTATCGGGCGAATGCTGAAATTTTTGCAGGGGATATGTATGCAGGCGATATAAGTGTTTAATCTACTTGAGCCTAAAAAAGGATTGGGTATAATGGGAAAATGTTAAGATGGAGCTGCCGATGGAAAAAATACAAAGAATAGGCATTTCGCTTGAAGGATCATTGCTCGATAAGTTTGACGAGCTCATTCACGAAAAGAACTATCCGAATCGTTCGGAGGCGGTGCGTGATCTGATCCGTGAGAAGCTGTCGGGGGAGAAGCTGCAGGATCCGGAGACCGAGGCTGTGGCGGCGGTTCACCTGGTTTACGACCATCATCAGACGCAGCTTACTGAGAAACTGATCCGGATCCAGCACAGCCACCTGCTAAAGACTATCAGCTCGATGCACGTGCATATCGGACATCACGAATGTCTGGAGGTGATACTGCTGCGGGGCAAGGTTCGTGAGATCACACGGCTGGGCGATCAGATCGTGAGTCTGAAGGGTGTGACCTACGGCAAGATCAACCTGATCGCGGCGGAGGAGTTTCTCAGCGAGGAGGAGCACTCGCACGGACATGATCATCGCGCATAAGAAGCATCGTCAGCTTCTCTCGTACTGCAGTGTGACGTGGCCTATGTGGAAGCGGTGGTGCAGGGCCTCGGATGCGTCGGTGAGCAGTTTGTCGTCGTTTTCGTGGCTGGGCTTTAGCAGGTGAGCGGTGAGGGCGGTTTCGGTGGTGCTCATTGCCCATATGTGGAGGTCGTGCACTTCTTCAACGCCCGGGAGGGATTCGAGATAGTTGCGGACCTCGTGTACATCGACGTGTTCGGGGACGGCGTCCATGGCGAGGTTGAAGCTGGCGCGGAACAGGCTCCAGGTGCCGATGAGGATGACGACGACGATGGCGAGACTGACAGCGGGGTCGATCCAGAGCAGGCCGGTGTAGCCGATGAGCATGCCGGCAAAGACGACGCCGAGCGAGACGCCCGCGTCTGCTGCCATGTGGAGGAAGGCGCCGCGGATGTTGAGGTCGTGCTTGCGGCCCTTCATGAACATCGCGGCGGTGAGGGCGTTTATGACGACGCCGATGAGTGCGACGGTGATGACGGTGTGGGCGTGCACTTCGACGGGGTTCATGAGGCGGCGGACGGCTTCGAGGGTCATTGCGCCGAGGGCGGTGAAGAGGATGACGGAATTTGTGAGGGCGCCGAGGATGCTGGCCTTGCGCCAGCCGTAGGTGCGGCGGTGTGTGGGTTTGAGGCGGGTTGCGTAGCTGGCGGCCCAGGCGATGAGGAGGCCGACGACGTCGCTGAAGTTGTGGCCTGCGTCGGCGAGCAGTGCCATGGAGTCGGAGAGCAGGCCGAAGATGACCTCGACGACGATGAAGATGACGTTGAGGGCGATGCCTACGGCGAAGGCGATGTCGTAGCTGCCGTGAGCGTGTGAGTGTCCGTGGCCGTGTCCGTGTGAATGTGAGTGCATATTTCGCTCCTGCTGAATTCCGTTCTACTGTTATTGTAGGGGAAGCTGCGGGAAAATCAATGGAGGATCGAGCGGGGCTGCGGAAGATGTGGTCGACGGTTTTCGCGGAGGAGGTTATCGCTTTCTGGTTTTTTTGCGTCTGGCGGCGGCGATGGCTTTTTGGGCCCATACGGCAAGAGTGTCGGCGGATTCGAGGACATCGACGGGGACCTCGTAATAGCTCATGGTCATGTCGGGGTCCTCGTAGGGGCGGAAGGCGTCGGTGCCGGCCGATTCATAGTCGGGGCGGTTGTGGTCGTCGACTTTGAAGTAGAGCACGTCTTCGTCGATGATGGCGAAGAAGTCGGGGCCGGAGTATATGCCGATGGCGCCGAACATTTTGCGGTAGGTTACGTCGTCCACGAAGCGGAGCTGGTCGAGTACGTATTCGAGGTATTCGTCACTGACGGTCATTGCAATCCCCCATTATAACGTCATGCAAGGTATATACTAATCATCTGCAATCAGGTGAAGAACGTCAAGTGAATATCCGCATTTCAAGGCAAGCTATTTTTGATGTGTAAAAAAAGCGACGACCTGGCGGCCGTCGCTTTTGGGTACTTTAACTGCTGTCTGACTTATGCGAGCTTTTCGAATGCTTCCTTTACGAGGCTTGCGATTGGCAGGTTCTGCGGGCACTTGCGTTCTGCTTCGGTGAAGTCGGCGTTGGCGAGGATGCGCTTGCGGTCCGCGGGCATTGCAGCGAATTCTGCTTTTGCACGTTCCGGTTCGCCGTAGCTGTTGTAGTACATGAGATATCGCATGGTGTCGCTGATGTCCGGTGAGCCGGCGACTGCGTTTTCGCAGATGTTCGCACAGCCTGCACAGAAGCCGCCGCATTCTTTGGCGTGGTCGCTTAGGACGGCCATGTCGACGTCCTTGAGTTCGGTCTTGTCGAATGCAGAGGCGATGTTTTCGGTGAGGATCTTGACGTTAGGCATCTGGGAGCAGATGTTGCAGAAGCGTTTGTCTTTCCAGATGGCTTTGAGCTTGGCCTGGTGGCTGGTGAAGCCTCGTTCGATGAAGTAGTCGATCAGTTTCTTCTCGTCCTCGTTGCCCATTCCTTTTGCCTGTGTCTTCATGGCGATCAGTGCGATGCCCTTGTCGTAGCAGGCCTGGATCGCTTTCTGGGTTCTTTCGTCGTCCATCATCTTGAAGTTGTACTTGAGCATGATGGCGTCGACCCAGTCGACCTTGGAGGCTGCTTCGAGGCATTCGGTTACGTTCGAATGGGTGCTGAAACCGAAGTAGCGGATTAGCTTGGCCTTTTTGGCTTTTTCGGCCCAGGTCTTCAGTTCGTCGGTAAGCTGCGTCTCGGGATTTCGCAGGCCGTGCACGCCGTAGTAAAGGTCGACGTACTTGGTGTTCATGCG comes from the Anaerohalosphaera lusitana genome and includes:
- a CDS encoding aldo/keto reductase — translated: MKTEGEGLNRRNFLRNAGAASVVSALGAGKVLADEHKKEAKTEQAAEKEQAKEKEDKHPKVPKRKFSKKIKEEVPILSMGGMFPIPDNQIVLHTAYKWGVTYWDTANSYEGGNSELGIGKWLKRFPDRRKNLFIVTKASGARNNEQRDKKLQLSLDRMNTKYVDLYYGVHGLRNPETQLTDELKTWAEKAKKAKLIRYFGFSTHSNVTECLEAASKVDWVDAIMLKYNFKMMDDERTQKAIQACYDKGIALIAMKTQAKGMGNEDEKKLIDYFIERGFTSHQAKLKAIWKDKRFCNICSQMPNVKILTENIASAFDKTELKDVDMAVLSDHAKECGGFCAGCANICENAVAGSPDISDTMRYLMYYNSYGEPERAKAEFAAMPADRKRILANADFTEAERKCPQNLPIASLVKEAFEKLA
- a CDS encoding cation diffusion facilitator family transporter — encoded protein: MHSHSHGHGHGHSHAHGSYDIAFAVGIALNVIFIVVEVIFGLLSDSMALLADAGHNFSDVVGLLIAWAASYATRLKPTHRRTYGWRKASILGALTNSVILFTALGAMTLEAVRRLMNPVEVHAHTVITVALIGVVINALTAAMFMKGRKHDLNIRGAFLHMAADAGVSLGVVFAGMLIGYTGLLWIDPAVSLAIVVVILIGTWSLFRASFNLAMDAVPEHVDVHEVRNYLESLPGVEEVHDLHIWAMSTTETALTAHLLKPSHENDDKLLTDASEALHHRFHIGHVTLQYERS
- the nikR gene encoding nickel-responsive transcriptional regulator NikR, coding for MEKIQRIGISLEGSLLDKFDELIHEKNYPNRSEAVRDLIREKLSGEKLQDPETEAVAAVHLVYDHHQTQLTEKLIRIQHSHLLKTISSMHVHIGHHECLEVILLRGKVREITRLGDQIVSLKGVTYGKINLIAAEEFLSEEEHSHGHDHRA
- a CDS encoding TfoX/Sxy family protein: MTVSDEYLEYVLDQLRFVDDVTYRKMFGAIGIYSGPDFFAIIDEDVLYFKVDDHNRPDYESAGTDAFRPYEDPDMTMSYYEVPVDVLESADTLAVWAQKAIAAARRKKTRKR